From Cellulomonas fimi ATCC 484, a single genomic window includes:
- a CDS encoding putative PEP-binding protein: MTDAWLGLVSSGESVPRAVAAHLAETTIVRSEYLYRAAGAAPQTPRGAQAVRTHLRRAAAQVPGPLWYRTSDFEEREIATLDGHGPVELVENPILSRRGARRALAFPDEYLAELVTVDALSDELPDLRVLVSYVGDADEFRRLRDLAAQAGVIRPTGCMIETPAALESAHEIVSLGAERLVVGLQDLAMNFLGAHRGSVAHDRTHPGLMRRVHDLLASSPVPVVVANPASPRHAAELRDAGAARVAVTYADLAHGYGVPADALVDRHLVRQLSSRTSAELSRLATARAR, encoded by the coding sequence GTGACTGACGCCTGGCTGGGGCTCGTCTCGAGCGGCGAGTCCGTCCCCCGTGCGGTCGCCGCGCACCTGGCCGAGACCACGATCGTCCGCTCGGAGTACCTGTACCGCGCGGCGGGTGCGGCCCCGCAGACGCCCCGCGGTGCGCAGGCCGTCCGGACGCACCTGCGGCGCGCGGCGGCCCAGGTGCCCGGGCCCCTGTGGTACCGGACGAGCGACTTCGAGGAGCGCGAGATCGCGACGCTCGACGGGCACGGCCCGGTGGAGCTCGTCGAGAACCCGATCCTGAGCCGGCGCGGGGCACGGCGCGCGCTCGCGTTCCCCGACGAGTACCTGGCCGAGCTGGTGACCGTCGACGCGCTCTCCGACGAGCTGCCCGACCTCCGGGTCCTCGTGTCGTACGTCGGTGACGCCGACGAGTTCCGGCGCCTGCGCGACCTCGCCGCACAGGCCGGCGTCATCCGTCCGACGGGCTGCATGATCGAGACCCCGGCCGCGCTGGAGTCCGCCCACGAGATCGTGTCGCTCGGGGCCGAGCGGCTCGTCGTCGGGCTGCAGGACCTCGCGATGAACTTCCTCGGGGCGCACCGGGGGAGCGTCGCGCACGACCGCACGCACCCCGGCCTCATGCGCCGCGTGCACGACCTGCTCGCCTCGAGCCCTGTCCCCGTCGTGGTCGCCAACCCGGCCTCGCCGCGGCATGCCGCGGAGCTGCGCGACGCCGGAGCCGCGCGCGTCGCCGTGACGTACGCCGACCTCGCCCACGGGTACGGCGTCCCCGCGGACGCGCTGGTCGACCGGCACCTGGTGCGCCAGCTGTCGTCGCGGACGTCCGCCGAGCTCTCCCGACTGGCCACGGCCCGTGCTCGCTGA
- a CDS encoding PLP-dependent transferase has product MLAEFVRRHLRSLEPVAGPGDAARAARVDYLLAVADRTGPTELLSAYESIVHDRAAAHAGLDGVASGYASMAELWDDVARQEVGTSDRILWDSYLNGHRVRVERALASATGADTLLLTVSGMSAIDAVLTSALVPAGATVAVSDGAYFESATYLDAQRRAGRVSVATFDPTSTASVGRALARADVLLLEPADNAFPVRELDLAATAAVVRRVRPDVLVVVDTSLFGPAIPLSRLTGLFDRVVAVQSGSKYLTTRVSAGVVAADAQLGPVLRERVRQTGIGLPEAAVRLLVPGELASARERFDVQARGAQVLARAVDPRDWVSCRQPQVRLGDEVVRAPVLFLEPAPHTTPHVAAITDRWVRLAADDGGALQVRAGFGWALTTCRAYGADQLNRPEGRSYVRVSVGLEPAADLVRLGELLAATTHDVLERAA; this is encoded by the coding sequence GTGCTCGCTGAGTTCGTGCGCCGGCACCTGCGCTCGCTGGAGCCGGTCGCAGGCCCGGGCGACGCCGCCCGCGCCGCGCGGGTCGACTACCTGCTCGCGGTCGCGGACCGCACGGGGCCGACCGAGCTGCTGTCGGCGTACGAGAGCATCGTCCACGACCGGGCGGCGGCGCACGCGGGGCTCGACGGCGTCGCGTCGGGGTACGCGTCCATGGCAGAGCTGTGGGACGACGTCGCCCGGCAGGAGGTCGGCACGAGCGACCGGATCCTGTGGGACAGCTACCTCAACGGGCACCGGGTGCGCGTCGAGAGGGCGCTCGCGTCAGCCACCGGTGCGGACACCCTCCTGCTGACGGTCAGCGGCATGTCGGCGATCGACGCGGTGCTCACGTCGGCCCTGGTCCCGGCGGGCGCGACGGTGGCGGTGAGCGACGGTGCGTACTTCGAGTCGGCGACCTACCTCGACGCGCAGCGTCGCGCCGGACGGGTGAGCGTCGCGACGTTCGACCCGACGTCGACCGCCTCGGTGGGACGTGCGCTCGCGCGCGCGGACGTGCTGCTGCTCGAACCGGCCGACAACGCGTTCCCGGTCCGCGAGCTCGACCTGGCCGCGACCGCCGCGGTCGTGCGGCGCGTGCGCCCCGACGTGCTGGTCGTCGTCGACACCTCCCTGTTCGGGCCGGCGATCCCGCTGTCGCGTCTCACCGGGCTCTTCGACCGGGTGGTCGCGGTGCAGAGCGGCAGCAAGTACCTGACGACCCGGGTGAGCGCGGGCGTCGTCGCGGCCGACGCGCAGCTGGGACCCGTGCTGCGCGAGCGCGTGCGGCAGACCGGCATCGGGCTGCCGGAGGCCGCCGTCCGGCTGCTCGTGCCCGGCGAGCTCGCGTCCGCACGCGAGCGGTTCGACGTGCAGGCGCGCGGCGCTCAGGTGCTGGCCCGAGCGGTGGACCCCCGCGACTGGGTCTCGTGCCGCCAGCCGCAGGTCCGCCTCGGCGACGAGGTCGTCCGCGCTCCCGTGCTCTTCCTGGAGCCGGCCCCGCACACCACGCCCCACGTCGCCGCGATCACGGACCGATGGGTCCGGCTCGCGGCGGACGACGGGGGCGCGCTCCAGGTGCGTGCCGGGTTCGGCTGGGCGCTCACCACCTGTCGCGCGTACGGCGCGGACCAGCTCAACCGTCCCGAGGGGCGCAGCTACGTCCGCGTGTCCGTCGGCCTCGAGCCGGCAGCCGATCTCGTCCGCCTCGGCGAGCTGCTCGCGGCCACCACACACGACGTCCTGGAGAGGGCCGCATGA
- a CDS encoding PLP-dependent cysteine synthase family protein: MSEPPVFPLVGSTPVVDLTGLLPDARRGRLLAKCEHLNPTGSIKDRPVRRMLRDLGPAGATHTLVEATGGNTGLSLALMGRALGYRVVLTMSSKMGPEKVRMLRAAGAEVEICPVEAEPGSAEHFIERARRRGRAPGCLYLNQFENASNWRAHHDETGPEIVADVGGRIDSFVCAAGTSGTLTGVARWLRRSSPGTRVVLADPHGSVLAPAVVGRSAVGEPYLAEGIGGDFVPPLFDPSLVDESVVVTDADALRWQRRLVRAGLFVGSSSGVNVAAAADHLSRQPPDDERVVVTLLCDSGDRYVSTWLDDAWTAEHVIDRRTTDTTGGRLCKAAAP, translated from the coding sequence GTGAGTGAGCCGCCGGTCTTCCCGCTCGTCGGGTCGACCCCGGTGGTCGACCTGACCGGGCTGCTGCCGGACGCCCGGCGCGGCCGTCTGCTCGCCAAGTGCGAGCACCTCAACCCCACCGGGTCGATCAAGGACCGCCCCGTGCGTCGCATGCTGCGGGACCTGGGGCCCGCCGGGGCGACGCACACGCTGGTCGAGGCGACCGGCGGCAACACCGGCCTGTCGCTCGCGCTGATGGGCCGCGCGCTCGGGTACCGGGTCGTGCTGACGATGAGCTCGAAGATGGGCCCGGAGAAGGTGCGGATGCTGCGCGCCGCGGGCGCCGAGGTGGAGATCTGCCCGGTCGAGGCCGAGCCGGGCAGCGCCGAGCACTTCATCGAGCGTGCCCGGCGTCGGGGTCGGGCACCGGGGTGCCTGTACCTGAACCAGTTCGAGAACGCGTCCAACTGGCGTGCGCACCACGACGAGACCGGACCCGAGATCGTCGCCGACGTCGGCGGTCGGATCGACTCCTTCGTGTGCGCGGCCGGCACCAGCGGGACCCTCACCGGCGTCGCACGGTGGCTGCGCCGGTCCTCGCCCGGCACGCGCGTCGTCCTGGCCGACCCGCACGGCAGCGTGCTCGCGCCGGCCGTCGTCGGGCGGTCGGCGGTCGGCGAGCCGTACCTCGCGGAGGGCATCGGGGGCGACTTCGTGCCGCCGCTGTTCGACCCGTCGCTCGTCGACGAGTCGGTCGTCGTCACCGACGCGGACGCCCTGCGCTGGCAACGGCGGCTCGTGCGCGCGGGCCTGTTCGTCGGCAGCTCCTCGGGAGTGAACGTCGCTGCGGCGGCGGACCACCTGAGCCGTCAGCCGCCCGACGACGAGCGGGTCGTCGTGACGCTGCTGTGCGACAGCGGGGACCGCTACGTCTCCACCTGGCTCGACGACGCCTGGACCGCCGAGCACGTCATCGACCGACGCACCACCGACACGACAGGAGGCCGCCTGTGCAAGGCAGCAGCGCCGTGA
- a CDS encoding O-methyltransferase: MTPQIAEYLDGLVHEPPHLAAVGAWIEENEEPIHISPAQGAALRALVAATGARRVLEIGTHVGYSALWIAEALAPAGGRLVSLEVDPRRAQTARTHLAASPWGAAVTVVTCDARDWLATSDDEFDLVFLDAEKILYLDLFRAAWDRLRTGGSLVADNTLHKGRVVAPVKDSTRAIAALNVLATSGSVGHGTVLPLGDGLTLVVKTADTLP; the protein is encoded by the coding sequence GTGACCCCTCAGATCGCGGAGTACCTGGACGGCCTGGTGCACGAGCCACCGCACCTCGCCGCGGTCGGCGCGTGGATCGAGGAGAACGAGGAGCCCATCCACATCTCGCCGGCCCAGGGTGCGGCGCTGCGTGCGCTCGTCGCCGCGACGGGCGCGCGACGCGTGCTCGAGATCGGCACGCACGTCGGGTACTCGGCGCTGTGGATCGCCGAGGCGCTCGCTCCGGCCGGGGGACGTCTCGTCTCGCTGGAGGTCGACCCGCGTCGGGCGCAGACCGCGAGGACGCACCTCGCCGCGAGCCCGTGGGGGGCGGCCGTCACGGTCGTCACGTGCGACGCGCGCGACTGGCTCGCGACGAGCGACGACGAGTTCGACCTGGTGTTCCTCGACGCGGAGAAGATCCTCTACCTCGACCTGTTCCGTGCCGCCTGGGACCGGCTGCGCACCGGCGGGTCGCTCGTCGCCGACAACACGCTGCACAAGGGCCGCGTCGTCGCGCCGGTGAAGGACAGCACCCGGGCGATCGCCGCCCTCAACGTCCTCGCGACGTCCGGCTCCGTCGGCCACGGGACGGTCCTGCCGCTCGGCGACGGGCTGACGCTCGTCGTGAAGACGGCCGACACCCTCCCCTAG